The window AGGTCCTTCTGCATCTTTGGCAATAAAAGTGAACATCATCCATTCTGACAGGACTTTGTCTCCATCGTCTGGGTCTACCATTATAAAGGTGAATATCCCTTTTATTTTTGGATCCTTAAGATAAATTCCAGTTTCTTCCCGAAATTCTCGTATGCAGGCGTCTTTAACAGATTCACCGCGTTCCATTTTCCCACCCGGTGCTACCCACCAACCACGGCGTGGCTTCTGTAACAACAGGACTTTATTTTCCCTCAACAAAACACAATTAGTGACCCTCTGCATAACCTTCACCTCAATATTTCATCCATTAACAACCTTAATAATATCTTTATTCATTCCATTATACTATTATTGGGATTCTGTCACAATGAAAGTAAGTTGACAATTAGTTAACTAGAAAGGGGCGACAGGCATAAGACGAGCCGGCCACTCAACTAATCAAAAAAAATGACACAGGAGTCCTGTGCCACAAAATGTATTAAAGGGGGTCAAATTACTACCCTTATTGTACTCAAAATATATTTCAACACTGTTACAGTAAAATTAAAAGCGGGTGACTTTTTCTTAAGCCTTTGCTTTAATTTTTTCCTTCAATTCTTCAACATAATGTTGAGCTGTTTGTGCAGCAATACTGCCATCACCAGTTGCTGTAACAATTTGTCGCAATGTTTTCTCACGAATATCCCCTGCAGCAAAGATCCCAGGTACTTTTGTTTCCATCTTATCATTTGTTTCGATATATCCATTTTCATTGGTAATACCAATACTAACAAACGGTTTGGAAAGAGGCACCATTCCGACGTAAATAAACACACCATCGGCTGGTAATTCTTGTTCTTCGCCAGTCTTAGTTGAAACAAGAGTGATACTACCAACTTTTCCATTTTTATCATTAATTTGCTTA of the Bacillus sp. 1NLA3E genome contains:
- a CDS encoding NUDIX hydrolase, yielding MQRVTNCVLLRENKVLLLQKPRRGWWVAPGGKMERGESVKDACIREFREETGIYLKDPKIKGIFTFIMVDPDDGDKVLSEWMMFTFIAKDAEGPTLQESEEGKLTWHEVEQINSLPMAEGDHHIIEYMVHGNGIIYGTFTYTPEFKLVAYRLDPS